The genomic interval GTGCGCTGTCTCCAATCAATCGCGCCATGGCTGCGACCGAAGTTTCATGGATGACCTGGGAAAACCTGGCCAAGCCGGAGTATCTCAAGGCCTTCCTCGACGCCAACGCAGGCATCGACATTGCAAAAACCTTCATTGGCACCGACGATGAACAATTCGCCAAGCTGCGCGCTGGCGGTGCAGATTCCGTTGATCTGATCACTCCGGGCCTCGACAAGGTCGAATATTACGTTGAATCCGGCCTGCTGCAGCCGATCGATTTCGACAAGGTCACCAACGGCAAGCTCCTTTATGACGCTTTCAAATCTTCTCCGCTGGGCAAGAAAGATGGCAAAACCTACGGCATTCCATTCTACTGGGGCATCAACCCGGTGGTTTACCGCGCCGACCTGATGGATGAAGAACCCGATTGGTCCGTCTTCTTTGAAGGCGACAAATACAAGGGCAAGCTGGCCATGCGCGACTATGCGCTGGAAGGCATCATGATTGCCGCCATGTATCTGGGCATTCCGCGCGAAGAAATGTTCGTCATGGACGACAAGCAGCTGGCTGAAATCAAGAAAGCCCTGATGGCGCAGAAGAAACTGCTTCGCACCTACTGGAATTCCATTTCCGATCTGACCAACCTGTTTGCTTCCGGCGAAGTCGTCTGCGCCTTCTCCTGGGTACCGCCTTACTATGACCTGAAGGCCCGCGGCCTCGACATGGGCATGGCAAAACCGAAACAGGGTGTCATTGGCTGGTGCGATACGCTGGCAGTTCCTGCTGGTGTTGAGGGCGAAAAACTCGACGCTGTCTTCAAGCTGGTCAACTATCTGCTCGGCCCGGATTATGGTAAGGAATTGGCCGTTGGCGGTCCTTACGCTCAGAGCACATCCTCTGCCCGTGACCTGATCTCTGATGAGCAGAAAGACAAGATCTTCATCAGCGATCTCAGCATCATGGACTCTTTCGTCTGGAAGCAGAATCCACCTCGTTACAATGAGTGGGTTGCCCTCTGGAACGAAGTCAAAGCCAGCTAAAACTCTCTCTTTCCGCATCCTGCAAGGCATCTGAAATGAATAAGAAAACCCCTCCTCTTTTAACGGGGATCGCGGTTCACAAGGAATATGGTTCCGTACACGCTGTTCGCGGCGTAGATTTCACTATTGAATCAAACACCTACGTGACACTTCTAGGGCCTTCGGGATGCGGAAAGACATCCCTTCTGCGCATGATCGGAGGATTTGAAGACATCTCCTCCGGCGTCATCGAACTGGATGGGCACTCGCTGGCCGGGACCCCGGCCAACCAACGACCCATCAACACCGTTTTTCAAAGCTACGCCCTCTTCCCGCATCTTTCAGTCAAGGAAAATGTTGCCTTCGGCCTTGCCTATCGAGCCATGTCAAAGAGCGAGATGAATGAGAAAGCTGAAGCGGCGCTCGCCATGGTTCAGATGCAGGAAATGGCAGACCGTCGCCCACGCCAGCTCTCCGGCGGACAACAGCAGCGCGTGGCACTGGCGCGCGCGATCGCCAATGAACCGCGCATCCTGTTGTTGGACGAGCCTCTCTCGGCCCTTGACCGACGCATGCGCAAAGACATGCAGATCGAATTGAAGGACCTGCAGCGGCGACTGGGCACCACCTTCCTGCATGTAACACACGATCAGGAAGAAGCCTTCGCGCTCTCCGATCATATCATCGTCATGAATGATGGCGCCATTGAGCAGCAGGGCACGCCAACGGAAATCTATCGTCATCCTGCAAGCGCCTATGTGGCTGACTTCATCGGCGGCGCCAATCTGATCGAAGGCAAGATCACCGCCATTGAACCGGGCCAGACAGCTACCATAGAAACCGCCGTTGGCTCCTTCACCGCTCCGGCCGCTCCGCATTTGAAGGCGGGCGACAAGGCCGCCCTCGTGTTACGCCCCGAGCTCATGACGCTTTCCTCTGGCGGCGGCATTCCGGCAAAGGTGACCCACACTGTGTTCCGTGGAGCTGAATGGCTGGTGGAAACCCGCCTTGCCGATGGCACAGCGTTGGACATGATGCTTCAGGATATCACTCCGCCGGAAACCGGCAGTGATGTTGCCCTCGCCTTTGATCTCGACCGCGCATGGATCACCGCTTCAAAAGGAACGGAATAGCCATGAAACGCATCACTATCGGCAACGCGCTCTCGGTTCCGGTATTTGCCGCAGTTGCAGCCCTATGCATCGCACCGTTGGCGATCCTCTTTGCCTATTCCTTCTTTTCTGTCAGCTTCGTAGCCATCATCAAGGATCCGACCTTCAAGAATTACGCCCGCATCGCAGGCAGCAGCACCTATCGCTGGCTGATCTTCAAGGCGTTCCTCTCCGGAGCCGGCATTGCCGCCCTAACCGCCATCATCGGATATCCGGTGGCATGGTTCATTGCCAAGCGCGTTACCATTTACAAGTCCGCCCTGCTGACGCTGCTGCTGGTTCCGCTTTATACCGGCGACTTGGTGCGCATCTTTGCCTGGCGCGTTCTGCTCGGCGCGGAAGGCGTGCTCAACAGCCTCCTGATGTGGATCGGGCTGGTCGACAAACCGATTGACGCCCTGCTCTTCTCGCCGCTCGCCACCCATATAGTACTGGCTTACAATTATCTGCCCTTCATGGTCATCGGCCTCTGGCTTGCCTTCGAGGCGCTGGATGACCGCCTGCTGGAAGCAGCTCAGGATCTGGGCGCCGGATCGCGCAGCACCTTTGTGCGGGTCACCTTGCCGCTCACCATGCCCGGCCTCATCGCTGGCGCGCTTATGGTATTTGTCATGGTGGTGGGCGATTATCTGACGCCGCAGCTGGTTGGCGGCGCCTCCGGCATTACCATCATCAGCGCCATCAACGATCTGTTCGGCACCGCCTTCGACTGGCCGCTCGGCTCGGCCATCGCATGGACCATGCTGGCGATTCTGGCCCTCTTCTTTGCGCTCGCCGCCATCGTGATCAGCCGTTCCACCCTGGGCAAGGCATTGGCAGGAGGGGAAGCATGATCTCTCGACAACAAAATATCCTCGCCTATAGCTGGATCTGGATTGTCTATATCCTGATGTATCTGCCCATCGCCGTGATTGCGATTTTCTCTTTCAACTCATCGGAGATCATCGCCTTTCCGCTGCAAGGCTTCACCACCGATTGGTATGCACAGGCCCTGACAGACGGGCGCCTGCTCGGCGGGTTGAAACTGACATTCCTCGTAGCTATCCCTACAGCCCTCTTTTCCACCATCCTTGGTGCCATGGCAGCCCTTGCGCTGACCCGCTACCCGATGCGCTATCGCTTCTTGCTGCTCGTCTTCGTGTTGATGCCCTTTCTCATCCCGAAGGTCATTCTTGCGGTCGCGCAATTGATCCTGCTGGCAGACCTTGGCATCGGGCGCAGCCTCTGGACGATCATCGCAGGCCAGACCATCGTCATTCTGCCCTTTACCACGCTGGTCAATGCGTCGGTTCTGATGCGCATCGACAACCGACTGGAAGAAGCCGCTTTTGACCTTGGTGCGAGCCATTTCTCGGCCTTCAAGCGGGTCACTCTGCCGCTGATGAAAAACGGCCTGATGGCCTCATGGTTCATCGCCTTTGTGCTGTCCTCGGCGGAGTATGTGCTCACCTCCTTCCTCAGTGGACGCGAGCAGCCGCTGTCCATTCTGGTGGCATCGGATTTTCGCTTCAATGTCTCTCCAGCGCTGGATTCCATCGCGCTGATGCTGGTGCTTGCCAACATCGCACTCATCGGGTTTGGCGAGTTCATACGCCGGAGATCTCAGAAATAACCTGGAAAGGACAAGCTCATGGCTGATTTTGACCTGCTGATCCGTGGCGGCACATGCGTTACGGCGGCAGACACCTTTTCTGCCGATATCGCCATCAAGGATGGTGTGATCGTTGCAACCGGCAAGGATCTTGGCTCCGCCGACAAGGAAATCGACGCATCCGGTCTGTTGGTCATGCCCGGCGGTATCGACAGCCACGTCCATCTGGCCCAGCCCTCTGCGCCCGGCACCCCGCAAATGGTGGATGGTTTTGAAACCGGCACCCGCTCTGCCATCGCTGGCGGCACCACCACCGTCATTCCCTTTGCCCAACAGCCACGCGGCGCTGGCCTGAGAGAAACCGTGGAGGACTATCATTCCCGCGCCCGAGGGCAGGCCTATTGCGATTATGGCTTTCACCTGATCATCACCGATCCGACCGCGCAAGTTCTGGGTCAGGAACTGCCTGCCCTCGTAGCCGACGGGTACACTTCCTTCAAGGTCTTCATGACCTATGATGACATGGTGCTCAATGACCGCGAGTTGCTGGAAGTCTTCGACTGCGCCAAGGATTGCAAGGCGCTGGTCATGGTCCATGCCGAAGGCTACGACGCCATCCGCTACATGACCGAAAAGCTGGAACGCGAAGGCAAGACAGCGCCCTACTATCACGGTGTCTCGCGCCCGCAGATCGTTGAGCGGGAAGCGGCCCATCGCGCCATCAGTCACGCCCAGCTTCTCGATGTCCCCATCATGATCGTGCATGTCTCCGGTCGCGAAGCCATGGAACAAATCAGATGGGCGCAGCAAAAGGGCATCAAGATCTATGGTGAAACCTGCACCCAATATATCGCCCTCACGCAGGACGATATGAAGGGCTTCAACATGGATGATAGCGGCAGCAAATATGTCTGCTCGCCACCACCACGCGATCACGACAGCTGGGACGCCATCTGGGAAGGCATCCGCAGCGGCGTCTTCCAAACCTTCTCATCCGACCACTGCCCCTTCTTCTACGAGGGACCACAAGGCAAGATGACCGGCAAGGCCAAGACGTCCTTCCGCTGGGTACCAAACGGCTTGCCGGGCGTAGAAAACCGCATGCAGATCTTCTATTCCGAAGGCGTTGGCAAGGGCCGTATCACGCTTAATGAGTTCGTCGCCCTCACCTCGACCAACCACGCCAAGATGTATGGCCTCTACCCCAAAAAGGGCTCCATTGCTCCGGGCTTTGATGCTGACATCGTTTTGTGGGACCCGAACCGCGAGGAAACCATTACGCAAGCTGGCATGCACCACGCCGCCGACTATACCCCCTACGAGGGCCACAAGGTCAAAGGCTGGCCGGTCATGACACTGGTGCGCGGCAAAGTCGCTTGTGAAGAGGGCAAGATCACCGGCTCGGTCGGTGATGGCCAATTCCTCAAGCGCGACTACTCCGCCTTTGTTGACTGACACACCTTGCGAGGCGACGTCCAGTCCGACGTCGCTTCTTCTCAGTTGCATTCATCGATAGACATCGCCGTTGAGCCCAAAGGCTCCGGCACACCTTTACCAATCCAGTCGATGCCGCCTGCGGCACTCTCCAAACACCGCTTACGAGCGCTCGCTTCCCCCCATAAGCCTTGCGGTACAGCAAAACCTCTTGCGTCTTGCACAAACACGCAAGAACAGGCTTCTTGCACTGTCGCCCTCTCCCCCTTGGCGGCTTTTTCAACACCCCCCCAATCCTCATTTTCTACGACCATTTCCCGCGGCGAGCCTTGGAAAACGGCCATTCACGCCTCATGCAGGCCCATCGCAACAAGAAGGTGCAATCAGGCAGACTCAAGAAAATTCGACCAAACGCAAGAAGTGTATCGCCATGCGAGTAGGGTAAGGGGTTTCACTATTGCAAGTTAAACCACGATACGATACGACTATCTCACAAAGTGGGATAGGTTCGGTTTTGTCAGCCAACCGAAGTGGAGGAACCCAAGGTGACTGAAGTCGTTCGCGACGCGATTTTCCAATCAGATTCAGCTTCTATCCGGACGATCACTGTCACCTGTCACCAACGTATTCCTGTGTCTTCATAGCGACACATGGTGCGGACTGTTGATGAGGCATCTTGCAGTGTCTCTTTGGCTTTTGCTCACGTCCCCAAAACTTGTGCCCGCGCTCTTCGAGCAATCAGAGGAAAATCCGAGAGCGCGGTAACGTCAAGAATGCTCTGAGGTAAAGAGCGATAATGATGGAGTTTAAAATGGGAAAAAAAGTCTTCGTAGATCTGAGCCATCCGTTTTTTGGTGACATGCCCCTGTGGCCATATTTCTCCAAACCGGAAATTGCTCCCATGCACAGCATGGCAAAGGCTGGCGTTCTGACCCAGTCAATCAAATGCACCATGCACACCGGCACCCACTGCGATGCACCGCGCCATGTCATGGAACGCATGTTTGACGGAAGCCGTGCCCTTTACACCCATGAGCTGCCGGTTGACGCCTATTGCGGCGATGCTGTCTGCCTTGACGTGCGCGTTGATCGCTGGAAACTGATCATGCCGGAAGATCTCGAAGCCGCCGTAGAACGCGCAGGCATGAAGCCGGAAGATCTCGAAGGCATGGTCGTTTGCCTCAACACCGGTATGCATCGCAAATTCGACGACTCCAAAGATTATTATCACTATTCTCTGGGCACCGGCATCGACGCAGGCAAATGGTTCGTCAAGCACAAGGTCAAAGTGGTCGCTCTTGACCAGCAGGCCCTCGATCATCCACTGCACACCTCCATGGGCAACAACGGCACCTGCATGAACCTGCCGGGCTATTCCGGCCGCACCATCGTGGAAGAGTTCATCGACGAGTTTGGCGAAGAAGCCTACGCAGAGTTCGACCGTGAAACCTACATCAAGTTGCATGGCAAGGAAAAATACGACGAGAAATTCGGTGAGCTGGAAGCAACCGGCAACTGCGGCACTTGGGAACCTTGCCACAAATATCTGCTGGGCAACGGCATTGTAGGCGTTGAAAACCTCGGCGGCGACCTCGACAAGGTCAAAAACAAGAAATTCCGCTTCTTCGCCCTGCCAATCCGCTGGCATATGGGTGACGGCTCCATGGTACGCTGCGTTGCAGAGATCGATGAAGATGAAGTCCTAGAAGCAGAACCACGCGTCTACAAATACGGCGCCATGTAATCCATAGACAGAATACGAGCACGCTCTTGCATTCAGCAAAGCATTCTGATGACCACGAACGTGGTCATCAGTCTCTTGATCAGGCCTTAAGCCGCCCAACGGGCTCCCCTGATCATGAAAGACCAATGGGGCAGGTTCACTCTTCCCTTTTCATGACCATCCCCAAAGGCACTGCCATCCTCAATGTCCAGATCGTTGAAGGGTGATACATCACCCAATTCATGGTGATCACTATTTCGGTCCAATATAATAAACGACTTTCATGCAGCAATTCGCCTCCCTGCGATTGCTGCATTTCTTTTTAGCGCTCCAATCAATCAAGACAGTCGAGCCTGTTGGGGCATATGCTCAACTATTCTGGGGCATTTGAA from uncultured Cohaesibacter sp. carries:
- a CDS encoding extracellular solute-binding protein → MAFHINRRDLLKTVAAGAALGALSPINRAMAATEVSWMTWENLAKPEYLKAFLDANAGIDIAKTFIGTDDEQFAKLRAGGADSVDLITPGLDKVEYYVESGLLQPIDFDKVTNGKLLYDAFKSSPLGKKDGKTYGIPFYWGINPVVYRADLMDEEPDWSVFFEGDKYKGKLAMRDYALEGIMIAAMYLGIPREEMFVMDDKQLAEIKKALMAQKKLLRTYWNSISDLTNLFASGEVVCAFSWVPPYYDLKARGLDMGMAKPKQGVIGWCDTLAVPAGVEGEKLDAVFKLVNYLLGPDYGKELAVGGPYAQSTSSARDLISDEQKDKIFISDLSIMDSFVWKQNPPRYNEWVALWNEVKAS
- a CDS encoding ABC transporter ATP-binding protein, which produces MNKKTPPLLTGIAVHKEYGSVHAVRGVDFTIESNTYVTLLGPSGCGKTSLLRMIGGFEDISSGVIELDGHSLAGTPANQRPINTVFQSYALFPHLSVKENVAFGLAYRAMSKSEMNEKAEAALAMVQMQEMADRRPRQLSGGQQQRVALARAIANEPRILLLDEPLSALDRRMRKDMQIELKDLQRRLGTTFLHVTHDQEEAFALSDHIIVMNDGAIEQQGTPTEIYRHPASAYVADFIGGANLIEGKITAIEPGQTATIETAVGSFTAPAAPHLKAGDKAALVLRPELMTLSSGGGIPAKVTHTVFRGAEWLVETRLADGTALDMMLQDITPPETGSDVALAFDLDRAWITASKGTE
- a CDS encoding ABC transporter permease, which encodes MKRITIGNALSVPVFAAVAALCIAPLAILFAYSFFSVSFVAIIKDPTFKNYARIAGSSTYRWLIFKAFLSGAGIAALTAIIGYPVAWFIAKRVTIYKSALLTLLLVPLYTGDLVRIFAWRVLLGAEGVLNSLLMWIGLVDKPIDALLFSPLATHIVLAYNYLPFMVIGLWLAFEALDDRLLEAAQDLGAGSRSTFVRVTLPLTMPGLIAGALMVFVMVVGDYLTPQLVGGASGITIISAINDLFGTAFDWPLGSAIAWTMLAILALFFALAAIVISRSTLGKALAGGEA
- a CDS encoding ABC transporter permease, which translates into the protein MISRQQNILAYSWIWIVYILMYLPIAVIAIFSFNSSEIIAFPLQGFTTDWYAQALTDGRLLGGLKLTFLVAIPTALFSTILGAMAALALTRYPMRYRFLLLVFVLMPFLIPKVILAVAQLILLADLGIGRSLWTIIAGQTIVILPFTTLVNASVLMRIDNRLEEAAFDLGASHFSAFKRVTLPLMKNGLMASWFIAFVLSSAEYVLTSFLSGREQPLSILVASDFRFNVSPALDSIALMLVLANIALIGFGEFIRRRSQK
- the hydA gene encoding dihydropyrimidinase — its product is MADFDLLIRGGTCVTAADTFSADIAIKDGVIVATGKDLGSADKEIDASGLLVMPGGIDSHVHLAQPSAPGTPQMVDGFETGTRSAIAGGTTTVIPFAQQPRGAGLRETVEDYHSRARGQAYCDYGFHLIITDPTAQVLGQELPALVADGYTSFKVFMTYDDMVLNDRELLEVFDCAKDCKALVMVHAEGYDAIRYMTEKLEREGKTAPYYHGVSRPQIVEREAAHRAISHAQLLDVPIMIVHVSGREAMEQIRWAQQKGIKIYGETCTQYIALTQDDMKGFNMDDSGSKYVCSPPPRDHDSWDAIWEGIRSGVFQTFSSDHCPFFYEGPQGKMTGKAKTSFRWVPNGLPGVENRMQIFYSEGVGKGRITLNEFVALTSTNHAKMYGLYPKKGSIAPGFDADIVLWDPNREETITQAGMHHAADYTPYEGHKVKGWPVMTLVRGKVACEEGKITGSVGDGQFLKRDYSAFVD
- a CDS encoding cyclase family protein, whose translation is MGKKVFVDLSHPFFGDMPLWPYFSKPEIAPMHSMAKAGVLTQSIKCTMHTGTHCDAPRHVMERMFDGSRALYTHELPVDAYCGDAVCLDVRVDRWKLIMPEDLEAAVERAGMKPEDLEGMVVCLNTGMHRKFDDSKDYYHYSLGTGIDAGKWFVKHKVKVVALDQQALDHPLHTSMGNNGTCMNLPGYSGRTIVEEFIDEFGEEAYAEFDRETYIKLHGKEKYDEKFGELEATGNCGTWEPCHKYLLGNGIVGVENLGGDLDKVKNKKFRFFALPIRWHMGDGSMVRCVAEIDEDEVLEAEPRVYKYGAM